AGCGCGCCCGTATCAGCGGCATAGACACTGCCCGTATCGAGAGAGAGCTTGCCGATGAAAAGATTGTCATTGTGGCCGGCTTCCAGGGAGTGGATGAAAACCGCGATATCACGACTTTGGGCCGAGGCGGTTCTGATACCAGTGCGGTGGCCATTGCAGCGGCTTTAGAGGCAAAATGCTGCGAAATTTATACCGATGTGGATGGGGTCTATAATGCAGACCCGCGCGTTGTGCCCACAGCCACCAAAATGGATGAGGTCTCCTATCAGGAGGTTCTTGAAATGGCCAGTCTTGGCGCCGGTGTTTTGCACCCGCGTTCTGTGGAGCTTGCTGAAAAATTTAAAATGCCGCTCATCGTAAGATCGAGCTATAATAATAACGAAGGAACGATTATCAAGGAGGATGTTAAAATGGAAAAAGTGTTAGTTAGAGGAATTGCGTTAGACGAAAATATCGCTAAAATATCAATTTTTGAAGTACCGGACCAGCCAGGGATTGCTTTCAAGCTGTTCAGCATGCTGGCCTCCGCCAATATTCACGTAGACATGATCGTGCAGAATGTTAACCGCACCGCGGTCAATGATATCTCATTCACCGTCGATGCCGACGAGCTTCAGGAAGCAGTAGAAGTATCCCAGAAGTTTGCTTTTGAGGTCGAAGCCCAGAAGGTTGCCTTTGACAAGGGCGTTGCCAAGTTGTCTGTTGTGGGTACCGGCATTGTTGCCAATGCGGAAATTGCCTCTAAATTTTTTGAATCCCTCTTTGAGCTCGGCATCAATATCCAGACCATCAGCACCTCTGAAATCAAAATTTCCTGCCTGATCGATAAGGAACGGGCCAAGGAAGCCATGATCCATATTCATAAAAAATTCGATATGTAATATACTTTATCCGGATTGCTTTAAGGCGGTCCGGTTTTTTTATCCCCGGCTTTTCATCAGAGAAAATCTGCGCTATAATATAGAGTAAGAAATCGTGCTGAGGAGGGAAAGTATGAAAACAATTCAGGATTTTGCGGCACTGTTAGACGGCAGAGAATATAAAAAGGAAATGACAGAGGATGAAATCATACAGGCCAGAGAACTTGGCTTTGTCATTGTCTTTGGCTGCTCCGACGACCGGACGGTTTTTCACGGTGCCATCGAGGAGGAACGCCAGACCGTTGACGGCGGCACCCTTTATATTACGGAAAAAGGCCTGTTCGAGGACTGCCCCTGTAACTGTATCTATTCACAGGAGGCAAAGGAAAAGGCCAGCCCTATCGAGGTGAGATGGTGTAAAGGCCCCTATGTCTGGTCCTACAGAACTGAGATCCCCCACGAAAGCTTTGAGATCATCGACAATCAGCCCGCAGAAAACCTCAAGTTCTGCCAGGGAATGGTGTTTGACCTGAAAGGAATAGAATAAGCCTTTATGCAGCGTGCATATAAGACACGCTGCTTTTTTATTTGTTTCATTTCAGTCTCCTTTGGGTAATCAAAGAATATGATGAAAAAAGGAGAAATTAGAAATGGAAAAAACCATTGGCGACAATCGAAAGCTCAGAAATGGCTTTATTACTTATTTTATTGTCCTGATCGCCCTGGGCGCTGTCTTAATTCCCGTGCTGCCGGGAGGGGCGCTGCCTCTTGAAATTGTATTCTTAATTTTATTTCCGGGTATTCCCGGCACTGTGGTGTGGTACATTACCAATAACGGCCCCAAAAAGACGCCGAAGGAGTGGCTGCAGTACAACTGGTACGGTGTTGTGCTGTCCGGTGTCATTATCCTGACCGCGTTGCTGCTGCTTTTGCCGCAGTTCCGTTACCCGACGGATTACCTGTTCTTCACCCAGACTTTTGATGAGAATATCCCACGGGCAATCGAGAATGGACGGGCCTTTGAGGGCGTTCTTCAAAATCTTTTCTCAGGCCTGACACCAGAAAGCGCCTGGATGCTCAGAGCCTTTAACGTGGCTTTTCTCGTGCTTTTCGGCCTTCTTTTGGATCAGTGGCGCCGGAGTAAATCGCACAATGACCTGGTGGCTTTTCTGGTAACCACAGTCCTCATGGCCTTTTCGGTGATCACAGATTTCACCGCCTATGCAAGCCTGGTTTCCTTTATCCCGGCCGTTTGCTGTGCCGGCGTCTGTGTTATTCTGTATGACCGGTTTGACAGCGCACTGGCAGACCGTGACCTCAAAACCGCTTATATCGCGCTGCTGCTGTCACTGGTCTTTTTGCTCGTGACCTTCCTGCTGGCTCAGGTTCCCACCATGGTGACCTTTGTCCTGCTGACTGGCTACGTTTATTTTAACAGGGCGGCTCAATCCTCGGTGAAATACGTCGGCTTTTTTGCTTTGCTCTTTGTGTGGGGAACTGCCATCTATTTCGGCATCTCCCAGGCTCTGGCAGGCTCGGCGCAGCGGGTGCTTAACCTTGGACTGGACCCGGCAAGCTCTCTCGGGGCCTTTGGCGGCCGCCTGCTGTGGTTCTTCGGTACCGTGGTGCCAGGCTGTCTGAATAAGATCGTTGAGGCCTTTTTCGGCTCAGCCGTCTACTACAAAGACCCCATCAATCTGGCAGTGACGCCCTATAACCAGATGGTGGCCGGCATTTTTGTATTCTGCGTCCTGTTCTTCTTTATCCTGTCGCTGGTTACCTACTATAAAACCAGGCGCAAGGCGGCGGATGTTATTTTGCTGTTACTCTTTGTGCCGCTGGCTTTTATGTATTATCTGGTGCTTCTGCCCACCACCTTTGCCTCCTACGATACCCTTGGTGTCAATGCTGTTATTGTGTTTATCATGGTATTTGGTATCCGGGACCTGGTGCTTGTTGGGCGGGATACACCCAGTAAGCTTCAGAAGCGGGTCTACGTTTCCATCATCAGCGTTCTGATTTTTCTGCTGATCCTCAACAGCAACCTCTTTACCGCGCAGTTTATTACGGGCTGAGAATGCCCAGTCCAAAGCCTCTTTGTCAACGATTTTTAGTGGCAAAGAGGTCTTTTTATGCGCTTTTTCAGCAAAAACTTTGATAAATTTACAACGATGCTTGTTATGTGACAAGACAGATGCTATAATAGTTGGAAAGACTGTATACACGGAGGAGAATTATGAACGAGATGGTTGAGCGGATTTTAGAGCTCAAAAAGGAAAAGGATGTCGTGATTCTGGCACACTATTACGTGACCGGTGACATCCAGGATATAGCTGATTATGTGGGAGATTCCTACCTGCTCAGCAAAAAAGCAGCAGAGGCCAGTGAAAAGGTCATCCTGTTCTGCGGCGTCGAATTTATGGGAGAGAGCGCGAAAATCCTGAGCCCGGATAAAACCGTGCTCATGCCAGATATGGAGGCCGACTGCCCAATGGCCCATATGGTAACGCCTGAGGATATCCGGCAGCTCAAGGAAGAATGTCCCGATGCGGCTGTGGTCTGCTATATCAACTCAACCGCCGAAACCAAGGCCTGTGCCGATGTCTGCGTCACCTCATCCAACGCTGAGCGGGTTGTGGCCGCCATGCCTCAGAAGGAAATCTACTTTGTGCCGGATTCCAATCTCGGCCGCCATATTGCTGAAAAGCTGCCGGAAAAAACCTTCTATTTCCACAATGGCTTCTGTCCGACTCATGCCCGCATCAGCGAAGCACTTGTCAGGAGGGCAAAGGAAGACCACCCCGGCGCCAAGGTGCTCATGCATCCCGAGTGTATCCCGGAGGCCCTGGCTCTGGCCGACTATATTGGAAGCACCTCGGGTATCATCGACTTTCCGGGAAAGGATGGCGGCGACAGCTATATCATCGCTACTGAGGAAGGCGTTATGCACCAGATGAAAAAGCAGTACCCGGACAAGGCCTTTTATATGGTCGATGACCTCTGTATCTGCGAGAATATGAAGAAAAATACTTTGGAAAAAATCCTGAATACCCTTGAAACCTTTGACAATACAATGGAAATGGATGAGAAGCTGCGTGTGCAGGCATCCTGTTCCCTTAAAAAAATGCACGAGTTAGCACAGTAAGGAAGTGTGTGAAAATGAAGAATCATGCCGATGTTATTATCGTCGGAACCGGGGCGGCAGGTCTGTTCTGTGCCCTTAAGCTGCCCCAGAATTTGAGAATTATCATGATTACCAAGGATGAGGCTGAAAACAGCGATTCCTTCCTGGCCCAGGGCGGTATCTGTATGCTGAAGAGTCCTGAGGACTATAAAAGCTATTACGAGGATACCATGAAAGCCGGCCATTACCAGAACGACCCACAGGCCGTATCGGTGATGATCAACAGCTCGCCCCATATCATTGACGAGCTGGTCCGCTATGGGGTGGACTTCAGGCGGAAGGGCAGTGAATTTGCCTTTACCCGCGAAGGGGCCCATTCTACCCCCAGAATCCTGTACCACGACGATGTGACTGGCCGGGAGATCACCAGCAAGCTGCTGGAACAGGTAAAAACCCGCAGAAACATTGAGTTTCACGAGTTTACCACCATGATCGACCTGATCTGCGAAAACAGCCGGTGCTCTGGCATTATGGCCCGGAGCAAAACAGGGGAAACCTTCCCGCTTTACGCGGAAAACATTGTACTGGCAACAGGCGGCCTGGGCGGCCTGTTCCGCTATTCCACCAATTATCCACACATTACCGGGGACGCTCTGGGCATTGCCATCCGGCATGGCATTGCGGTAAAAAACATCAATTATATCCAG
The DNA window shown above is from Eubacterium limosum and carries:
- a CDS encoding aspartate kinase; this translates as MEDLIVQKYGGTSVGTVEKIKRVARRIVETKNAGNKVVVVVSAMGKTTDELVDLALAINPNPPSREMDVLLATGEQVSISLLAMAIQTIGHDVVSLTGAQCGIQTSDVHKRARISGIDTARIERELADEKIVIVAGFQGVDENRDITTLGRGGSDTSAVAIAAALEAKCCEIYTDVDGVYNADPRVVPTATKMDEVSYQEVLEMASLGAGVLHPRSVELAEKFKMPLIVRSSYNNNEGTIIKEDVKMEKVLVRGIALDENIAKISIFEVPDQPGIAFKLFSMLASANIHVDMIVQNVNRTAVNDISFTVDADELQEAVEVSQKFAFEVEAQKVAFDKGVAKLSVVGTGIVANAEIASKFFESLFELGINIQTISTSEIKISCLIDKERAKEAMIHIHKKFDM
- the nadA gene encoding quinolinate synthase NadA, with protein sequence MNEMVERILELKKEKDVVILAHYYVTGDIQDIADYVGDSYLLSKKAAEASEKVILFCGVEFMGESAKILSPDKTVLMPDMEADCPMAHMVTPEDIRQLKEECPDAAVVCYINSTAETKACADVCVTSSNAERVVAAMPQKEIYFVPDSNLGRHIAEKLPEKTFYFHNGFCPTHARISEALVRRAKEDHPGAKVLMHPECIPEALALADYIGSTSGIIDFPGKDGGDSYIIATEEGVMHQMKKQYPDKAFYMVDDLCICENMKKNTLEKILNTLETFDNTMEMDEKLRVQASCSLKKMHELAQ
- a CDS encoding L-aspartate oxidase, translated to MKNHADVIIVGTGAAGLFCALKLPQNLRIIMITKDEAENSDSFLAQGGICMLKSPEDYKSYYEDTMKAGHYQNDPQAVSVMINSSPHIIDELVRYGVDFRRKGSEFAFTREGAHSTPRILYHDDVTGREITSKLLEQVKTRRNIEFHEFTTMIDLICENSRCSGIMARSKTGETFPLYAENIVLATGGLGGLFRYSTNYPHITGDALGIAIRHGIAVKNINYIQIHPTTLYSQKPGRSFLISESVRGEGGILLNAKGERFVNELLPRDLLTEAIEKQKAIDHKEYVRLSVVHLGAEAIKGRFPNIYRHCLEEGYDMTREPIPVTPAQHYFMGGIEVDLDSRTSFENLYAVGETSCNGVHGANRLASNSLLESLVFAERAARHIAAEPRRSMALGLPAFSMLSAPQVVPDYKSLILEEIKREDTHFYEQWCNN